The sequence below is a genomic window from Lolium perenne isolate Kyuss_39 chromosome 7, Kyuss_2.0, whole genome shotgun sequence.
ATGGCATGCACGCAGTGTTCAGGAAAACCCGTATCACTCCCTGCAAATGAAACATTCGTGAGGAAATAGAATCAGAAACCAGAAGTCCACTAGGAGAGTAATTCAGCTCTGCAATAATAATGCTGATAAGAAAACAGACAAAATAAATGTGCATAAAGACGGTGGAATACCTGAATCAAAGACATATGAAAATTTCCGATATTACTCCACTTCAAGGACAGGGAGAAATCATTTAACTCAACTCTACCGTATACTTTATTTCCTGATGCCTCCACAACTCCTGAGGCGCTTACGACCTACAATGTTCCAGTTGTTAGAATCCTACTTGGAAATATGACTCTATAATTTGAAATTACGAAAGAAAATATGCTGAAGTTAAGATACTGTTAAAATTGCAAGTAATGATGGCTACAGACTTCCTAAGATTTCTTATTTCCATTCTTGGAGCAATGGAGCAACAAGAGCACATCGTAAGTGAAGTCCAGAATTTGAGGTTTTCTCACCACAGATATGCATGCAACTGGAACTGTCTCCGTGCCATGTAAAACATCAATTATCATGTCCGCGTTAATGGTAGCACCAATATTTTCAGATGTAATCCACATTATTGGGGATGAAGCCATCGAAATGTTCAGGACCATGTCATCATTTGGATAGCTCCAATATAAGCGTGGAATGATAAATTTCCAGCCAGCTGTATTCAGTAGAGATTGATCAGAAACTTTGTCGACAACCCAATGCATGGAACCCGCCTGAAGAAAGAAAAGGGGATAATGTAAAACCCACAAGGTCAAACATTCTTGACGTATTATTGAAAACGTTTGATTACCTTATAGTAAACATCTAATGCTGAATTGAACACGGTTTCATCGAGTGAAAGCACAAGCATATTTGATGCTCCACCACAAGATAATGAAAGCTGAGGATGCTTCTGCAAATTGCTAGTCTTTGCAACCGCAGAAGTGAACAACCCGTTGATATCAAACTCAATGGAGGAATTTCTGTATTGTGGATCGTTCATGAAAGTCATGTTCAGAGCAGTGATGTTGTCCAGACTGACACTCCTAGGGAGACCTTGAAGAAACGAGTCCAGTTTTGAAGTGCTGCCAATGATATTTTCCGGTACTACCTTCTCAACCGCAGCTCTAATATCATCCTCAAAAGCATTTATTAACCTTCAAAAAGAAGGCCAATAGGAAAAAAATGTTAAAATAGGAGGTTTTATCCTATTGACATGTCTAAGTATATAGAGAAGACAAAAATTGACACATTAGAAAAAAAAATCATATGTCAATATCTGTAAATGCGACTGATCAAAGGCATGTATGACATTCCATTTGTTTTCTAGTCTCAGAAGATGCACAAAGTTCAATTAAATAAAGTTTTACTTGACATGTCTCAAATGGTTTAGTCCCAGTCTCTCTAAATTATGCATGTTTTACACCACGAGAGATATCCTCAAACGCTTAGAAACAATTTGTACTTGTATATCTTGTTCAGCATTTTTTCCGAAGAGATACAGAAGGAGGGCATACCCTTGATAAAACCAAGATGCTCCACCATCCAGAGatatctccaagtccttcacataaCAGCCACACTGCGAGACGTTCAGAGCCAAACTTCCATTGTAATTTTTGATTTCCATGGTTATCCCAACTTCCATTCCTTGAACCTTACACACACAAAAGATTC
It includes:
- the LOC127317119 gene encoding putative BPI/LBP family protein At1g04970; translated protein: MATHRHLLPLLLLVLLLAPSPAAANESHISAVIGSSGLDFAKDVLIGEAARSLTPLRLPGAEKSMRVPFLGGVRAAVSNITLFHLDVGDDSALRPGDSGLVVVASGVSANISMAWSYSYDSWYFGPLQISDSGTASILVQGMEVGITMEIKNYNGSLALNVSQCGCYVKDLEISLDGGASWFYQGLINAFEDDIRAAVEKVVPENIIGSTSKLDSFLQGLPRSVSLDNITALNMTFMNDPQYRNSSIEFDINGLFTSAVAKTSNLQKHPQLSLSCGGASNMLVLSLDETVFNSALDVYYKAGSMHWVVDKVSDQSLLNTAGWKFIIPRLYWSYPNDDMVLNISMASSPIMWITSENIGATINADMIIDVLHGTETVPVACISVVVSASGVVEASGNKVYGRVELNDFSLSLKWSNIGNFHMSLIQGVIRVFLNTACMPYLNSRLGHGFILPVVHGFTLKDVYVITSTQQLTLCSDIAFANVSSLASLPVL